The following coding sequences are from one Nicotiana tomentosiformis chromosome 3, ASM39032v3, whole genome shotgun sequence window:
- the LOC138908159 gene encoding uncharacterized protein, with protein sequence MGVAETSGVSFTTFKLRGAAYQWWRAYELSSPDEVALLTWSQLSDMFLREYVPQDLRDSWRIEFELLRQGAMIVSEYAVRFDDLARHAPALVTTARERVRQFIEGLHPSIGISMVTELEMDIPYQQVVSIARRLEGMLARDREERKAKRSRETGSYSGDRAPAAHYGRGYVDCPVHSALLAASGILSPSRPHELYYALLVSSVPLARGVFSG encoded by the coding sequence atgggcgtggcggagacgagtggggtttcttttaccacctttaagcttagaggagcagcctatcagtggtggcgtgcttatgagttgagtagtccggatgaggtagCTTTACTTACATGGTCTCAGTTAtcagacatgtttttgagagagtatgtccctcaagacctcagggactcatggcgcatagagtttgagctgttgcgtcagggtgctatgatagtgtcagagtatgcagtccgcttcgatgatttggcccgacatgcaccggccttggttacCACAgctcgagagagggttcgtcagtttattgagggactccaccccagtatcggGATTAGTATGGTCAcagagctggagatggatattccttaccagcaGGTGGTGAGTATTGcaaggagattggagggcatgcttgcccgggatcgAGAGGAGAGAAaggctaagaggtctcgagagactggttcttattctggagatcgtgccccagcagctcacTATGGTCGGGGTTATGTAGattgccccgttcattcagctcttctagcCGCTAGTGGTATTCTatccccttctaggccccatgagCTTTATTATGCACtgctagtatctagtgtgcctcttgCTCGGGGTGTTTTTAGCGGCTAG